The genomic interval GATGTTTCCGAACACGGTGCCTTTTTAGATTGGGGACTCATTAAAGATCTTTTTGTCCCATTTCGTGAGCAGAGCGTTCCAATGGAAATTGGTGAATGGCATGTCGTTTTCCTATATCTTGATCAGAAATCTTCCCGTTTAATTGCATCAACCAAAATTGACCGTTTTCTTGAAAATGAAAGGCTTACTGTAAAGGAAGGTGACCAGGTTGATCTTTTGATCTGGCAAAAAACGGATTTGGGTTACAATGCCATTGTAAATCAATACCATAAAGGCCTTATTTACGCCAATGAAGTTTTTAAAGACCTGAAAGTAGGTGATGCCCCCAAAGGATATATCAAGAAAATCAGGCCTGAAAACAAACTTGATATCAGTCTGCAGAAATCAAGTGTTGAACAAATTGAACCTGCTGCCCAGCAAATTCTGGATGAATTAAAAAAAGGAGACGGATTTCTAAATTTATCAGATCACAGTTCACCCGAAGAAATTTACAAACGTCTCGAAGTAAGCAAGAAAGTTTTCAAAAAAGCAATTGGCGGTTTATACAAAAGTGGGACAATTCGCATCGCTGAAGAAGGGATTTATTTAATACAGGAGGACTGAGGTGCAATTTAGGGCTGACTTCTTTGAATCAATTCAGTATTTTGTGATTATAGTCGACAAGACAAAAGGAGATATATTTAAAAGATAGTAATTAAATAAATTTCT from Dyadobacter sp. NIV53 carries:
- a CDS encoding S1 RNA-binding domain-containing protein, with translation MLFIGKYNTLTIERVTSVGMYLSDVEGEEVLLPNQYLTDEMKVEDTIKVFVYLDSEDRPVATTETPKIIRNEFAFLQVKDVSEHGAFLDWGLIKDLFVPFREQSVPMEIGEWHVVFLYLDQKSSRLIASTKIDRFLENERLTVKEGDQVDLLIWQKTDLGYNAIVNQYHKGLIYANEVFKDLKVGDAPKGYIKKIRPENKLDISLQKSSVEQIEPAAQQILDELKKGDGFLNLSDHSSPEEIYKRLEVSKKVFKKAIGGLYKSGTIRIAEEGIYLIQED